In Trichocoleus desertorum NBK24, the following are encoded in one genomic region:
- a CDS encoding DICT sensory domain-containing protein, which produces MLEGSILQKLEAAHQTGETGKRPLSFGVYYKNTLVALCHALEDCILSCSSPPLVIAAFQRGKWYLQEADRYGDLAARSRQVVIMAAPDSGFREHPTSQRENVATVGLEPADPVAQEWHLIILSPTYTAMVLCQELSAADYGPGGVPTEDRERKFYGFWTFEPNLVQETVELAIAHLGPYDPELQKTLQAQMAAIANEATQAESDDLCGVVSRVVDYLKASQQDLGQLPFTEELHPDVLDHNLISNELQAFLRIAQLSDLTDIKNPMAAAEVAALAEMMGQLLDLPAWQLHRLRLAGMLHRVAPMQEVENLSGGHALQAQEEAPSCPLSCPLVPGAQVLRTLPRLSAIATIINHQTEWWNGSGHPAGLAGDEIPLESRILGLVEDFQRRVAELRLANAQGEAQGNAQSDREFNLEAALSQVLAECQTDQGTRWDPKLVDVLALMVCGLQQGLSLPLTPHRVTSGMWLLDARLEEVAYPLSSGTENSEKTAAVGGTHGH; this is translated from the coding sequence ATGTTAGAAGGTTCTATTCTGCAAAAGCTAGAGGCGGCTCATCAAACAGGTGAGACAGGTAAGCGCCCCCTAAGCTTTGGGGTTTATTACAAAAACACTTTAGTTGCTTTGTGTCATGCCTTGGAGGACTGCATTCTTAGCTGTAGCAGCCCTCCTTTGGTGATTGCCGCTTTTCAGCGGGGTAAATGGTATTTGCAGGAAGCGGATCGTTACGGCGATCTAGCGGCGCGATCGCGGCAAGTGGTAATTATGGCTGCGCCTGACTCAGGCTTTAGGGAACATCCCACCAGCCAACGTGAGAATGTAGCGACAGTCGGTCTAGAGCCAGCAGACCCAGTGGCGCAAGAGTGGCACCTGATTATTCTCTCACCCACCTACACGGCGATGGTGTTGTGCCAAGAGTTATCTGCCGCTGACTACGGCCCTGGGGGTGTACCTACAGAAGACCGCGAACGTAAGTTCTATGGCTTCTGGACTTTCGAACCGAACTTGGTGCAAGAAACTGTGGAGTTAGCGATCGCTCATCTCGGTCCTTACGATCCAGAGCTGCAAAAAACTCTCCAAGCTCAAATGGCCGCGATCGCCAACGAAGCGACCCAGGCTGAATCAGACGATCTTTGTGGGGTTGTCTCACGGGTGGTTGATTACCTCAAAGCCAGTCAGCAAGATTTAGGTCAGCTTCCCTTTACCGAAGAGCTTCACCCCGATGTTTTAGATCACAATTTAATCTCGAATGAGCTACAAGCATTCCTACGAATTGCTCAACTCAGTGACCTAACTGATATTAAAAATCCGATGGCGGCGGCTGAGGTTGCGGCCTTAGCCGAAATGATGGGCCAACTGCTCGATCTACCCGCGTGGCAACTGCACCGTCTGCGTTTAGCTGGTATGCTGCACCGCGTTGCTCCCATGCAGGAAGTGGAAAACTTATCTGGGGGACATGCCCTCCAAGCTCAAGAGGAAGCGCCGAGTTGTCCGCTGAGTTGTCCCTTAGTGCCGGGTGCCCAGGTTCTCAGAACTTTGCCTCGTCTTAGTGCGATCGCCACGATTATTAATCACCAAACCGAGTGGTGGAATGGCTCTGGTCATCCTGCTGGCTTAGCGGGTGATGAAATTCCTCTAGAATCACGGATTTTAGGCTTGGTAGAAGATTTTCAACGGCGAGTCGCTGAGTTGCGGCTAGCGAATGCTCAGGGTGAGGCCCAGGGTAATGCTCAGAGCGATCGCGAGTTCAATTTAGAAGCAGCCCTATCCCAAGTTTTAGCTGAATGCCAAACTGATCAAGGTACTCGTTGGGACCCTAAGCTGGTAGATGTTCTCGCTTTGATGGTGTGTGGGTTACAGCAGGGTCTCAGCTTACCCCTCACCCCTCATCGGGTCACCTCTGGGATGTGGTTACTGGATGCTCGATTAGAAGAAGTAGCTTATCCTCTTTCCAGTGGCACTGAAAATTCTGAAAAGACGGCAGCTGTAGGAGGCACTCATGGACATTGA
- a CDS encoding CPBP family intramembrane glutamic endopeptidase, whose protein sequence is MKLHLTRLAHYPALIRLAVFVVSLLLVWLPVAGPIYWLLDDQNLISILTLTLLYIEFILLARFWGRRVYQDTAILQSYGLEFSRRNGLELLSGLGIGLGSLLGMFWLEGALGWLNWQVPSVFLPQIILEGLLVSLGIGFAEELFFRGWLLHELERDYRPNTALGVASTVFALAHFIKPIAEIRRTWINFPALVLLGLALGWAKRATQAKRSLDALSDRVRPRFQGQLGLPIGLHAGLVWGYYIINVGQLMRYSGRVPEWVTGIDGNPLAGTVGFLCLSLIALGMNLVARKRQAIAK, encoded by the coding sequence TTGAAGCTCCATCTGACTCGCCTAGCTCATTACCCTGCCCTAATTCGCTTAGCGGTTTTCGTAGTCTCCCTGCTGCTGGTCTGGCTACCCGTAGCAGGGCCGATTTATTGGCTGCTGGATGATCAGAATCTGATTAGCATTCTGACTCTGACCTTGCTATACATCGAGTTTATTTTGCTAGCGCGGTTTTGGGGGCGACGGGTTTACCAAGACACAGCCATTCTGCAAAGCTATGGCCTCGAGTTTTCGCGCCGGAATGGGCTGGAGCTGCTGAGTGGTTTGGGGATAGGTTTAGGTAGCTTGTTAGGTATGTTTTGGCTGGAAGGAGCACTGGGGTGGCTCAATTGGCAAGTGCCCTCTGTGTTTCTGCCTCAGATTATTCTGGAAGGGCTGCTGGTTTCTCTAGGAATTGGGTTTGCGGAAGAGTTATTTTTTCGCGGTTGGTTGTTGCATGAGTTGGAGCGGGACTATCGGCCCAATACAGCGCTTGGGGTTGCTAGTACTGTGTTTGCTCTGGCCCACTTCATCAAACCGATCGCTGAAATTCGTCGCACTTGGATCAATTTTCCCGCTTTAGTGTTGCTCGGTTTAGCTTTGGGTTGGGCTAAGCGAGCAACTCAAGCCAAGAGAAGTTTAGATGCACTATCTGATCGAGTCCGACCCCGTTTTCAAGGTCAGCTGGGGCTACCTATTGGCTTACATGCAGGACTAGTCTGGGGTTACTACATCATCAATGTTGGGCAACTGATGCGTTATTCCGGTCGTGTACCAGAGTGGGTGACAGGAATTGATGGCAACCCCTTGGCTGGAACGGTGGGATTTTTATGCTTGAGCTTGATTGCTCTAGGCATGAATCTGGTAGCTAGAAAACGGCAAGCGATCGCCAAATAA
- the clpS gene encoding ATP-dependent Clp protease adapter ClpS → MSVETIEQRSTARKLAPRYRVLLHNDDYNSMEYVVQTLMHTVPSLTQPQAVSIMMEAHSNGMALVITCAQEHAEFYSETLKTHGLSSTIEPDE, encoded by the coding sequence ATGTCTGTCGAGACCATTGAACAGCGTTCAACGGCCCGTAAACTTGCGCCACGCTACCGGGTTTTACTGCATAACGATGACTACAACTCTATGGAGTATGTGGTACAGACTTTGATGCATACAGTGCCTAGTCTGACTCAGCCACAAGCCGTCAGCATCATGATGGAGGCCCATAGCAATGGCATGGCTTTAGTCATTACCTGTGCCCAAGAGCATGCTGAGTTTTACAGCGAAACCTTAAAAACTCATGGCCTTAGTAGCACCATTGAGCCAGACGAGTAA
- a CDS encoding pentapeptide repeat-containing protein, whose amino-acid sequence MDIEAIRSGQLKQLAGVNLEDEDLSNLDLSGINLAGASLVGVNFNRTKLARARLDGANLIGAQLVGADLRTNLLGANLMQADLTGADLRGSNLRGANLMRAKLTQTIFTGAFLSGANLVGVNLQGVDLRSADLRGANLSGANLQGANLSQADLQGALLSEANLEEADLQGANLAGANLSGANLLCAELKDANLNGVNLASTCLLGTALDALSPAAQSR is encoded by the coding sequence ATGGACATTGAGGCAATTCGCTCTGGGCAGTTGAAGCAGTTGGCGGGAGTCAATCTCGAAGATGAAGACCTCTCTAACCTGGATCTAAGCGGTATCAATTTAGCAGGTGCCTCCCTAGTGGGGGTTAACTTCAACCGTACTAAGCTAGCAAGAGCGCGTTTAGACGGTGCCAACTTAATTGGGGCGCAATTGGTAGGGGCAGATTTGCGGACTAATCTGCTAGGGGCCAATCTCATGCAGGCGGATCTCACAGGCGCGGACTTGCGAGGCAGCAATCTGCGAGGCGCTAACCTAATGCGGGCTAAGCTCACCCAAACCATTTTTACGGGCGCTTTTCTCAGCGGAGCCAACTTAGTTGGTGTGAATTTGCAAGGAGTGGATCTGCGGAGTGCCGATTTGAGAGGCGCTAACCTGAGTGGAGCGAACCTGCAAGGCGCTAACCTGAGTCAAGCCGATTTACAAGGAGCTTTACTGAGTGAAGCGAACTTAGAAGAAGCCGACTTACAAGGCGCAAATTTGGCAGGAGCTAACTTAAGTGGGGCTAATTTGCTCTGTGCTGAACTCAAAGATGCCAACTTGAATGGCGTGAATTTGGCAAGCACTTGCTTATTGGGAACGGCTTTGGATGCCCTTTCACCTGCTGCTCAGAGCCGATAA
- a CDS encoding STAS domain-containing protein has translation MKSVLLQPQVAVVQPHGHINASNAVEFQQQLTTAISSRQPQVLLIDMSQVESLDSAGLMGLVSALSLAQRLNCRFSLCCISAPIRIIFELTQLDRIFEIFDNRAAFEAAIALAA, from the coding sequence ATGAAAAGTGTTCTGCTTCAGCCTCAAGTTGCCGTGGTTCAACCTCACGGTCATATCAATGCTTCGAATGCCGTTGAGTTTCAGCAGCAACTAACGACCGCTATCTCTTCAAGACAACCTCAAGTGCTGCTGATCGACATGAGTCAAGTAGAGTCCCTAGACAGCGCTGGTCTAATGGGTTTGGTGTCTGCGCTCAGCTTGGCTCAGCGCCTCAATTGTCGCTTTAGCCTCTGCTGCATCTCAGCTCCCATCCGGATTATTTTCGAGTTGACCCAGCTCGATCGCATCTTCGAAATCTTTGATAACCGAGCTGCTTTTGAAGCGGCGATCGCACTTGCTGCTTAA